A genomic segment from Janibacter sp. DB-40 encodes:
- a CDS encoding ribose-phosphate diphosphokinase: MTGIHKTPEKNLMVFTGRTHPALADAVAAELDTELVPTSAYDFANGEIYVRYEESVRGCDAFVLQSHSTPINESIMEQLLMVDALKRASAKRITVVMPFYGYARQDKKHRGREPISARLMADMFKTAGADRLITVDLHTDQIQGFFDGPVDHLMARRILASYVNEKYGDRKLSVVSPDAGRIKVAEQWSRQLGGVPLAFIHKTRDIDRPNEMVANRVVGEVEGRWCVLVDDMIDTAGTITKAADALMADGAAGVIIAATHAIFSGPAVERMESCAAEEIIVTDTLPLTEEQRFDCLTELSIAPLVSRAIREVFEDGSVTSLFT, encoded by the coding sequence GTGACCGGCATCCACAAGACTCCGGAGAAGAACCTCATGGTCTTCACCGGACGCACCCACCCGGCTCTGGCCGACGCCGTGGCCGCGGAGCTCGACACCGAGCTGGTGCCGACGAGCGCGTACGACTTCGCCAACGGTGAGATCTACGTCCGCTACGAGGAGTCGGTCCGCGGCTGCGACGCCTTCGTGCTGCAGAGCCACTCCACGCCGATCAACGAGTCGATCATGGAGCAGCTGCTCATGGTCGACGCGCTCAAGCGCGCCAGCGCCAAGCGGATCACCGTGGTCATGCCCTTCTACGGCTACGCGCGCCAGGACAAGAAGCACCGCGGCCGCGAGCCGATCTCCGCGCGCCTGATGGCCGACATGTTCAAGACGGCTGGGGCCGACCGCCTGATCACGGTCGACCTGCACACCGACCAGATCCAGGGCTTCTTCGACGGCCCGGTCGACCACCTCATGGCCCGTCGCATCCTCGCGAGCTACGTCAACGAGAAGTACGGCGACCGCAAGCTCTCCGTCGTCTCCCCGGACGCCGGCCGGATCAAGGTCGCCGAGCAGTGGTCGCGGCAGCTCGGGGGAGTGCCGCTGGCCTTCATCCACAAGACGCGCGACATCGACCGGCCCAACGAGATGGTCGCCAACCGCGTCGTCGGTGAGGTCGAGGGCCGGTGGTGCGTGCTCGTCGACGACATGATCGACACCGCCGGCACGATCACCAAGGCCGCCGACGCCCTCATGGCCGACGGCGCCGCCGGCGTGATCATCGCCGCGACGCACGCGATCTTCTCCGGCCCGGCCGTCGAGCGGATGGAGTCCTGCGCGGCCGAGGAGATCATCGTCACCGACACCCTCCCGCTCACCGAGGAGCAGCGCTTCGACTGCCTGACCGAGCTCTCGATCGCGCCGCTCGTCTCCCGCGCGATCCGTGAGGTCTTCGAGGACGGTTCGGTCACCAGCCTCTTCACCTGA
- the glmU gene encoding bifunctional UDP-N-acetylglucosamine diphosphorylase/glucosamine-1-phosphate N-acetyltransferase GlmU: MNDVRPDAVIILAAGEGTRMKSTLPKVLHPIGGTPLLGHAMRAASAAGAAQTVVVIRHQRDRVAAFVEDFSARVERACTIADQDEVKGTGRAVECGLSALPADLTGTVVVTMGDVPLLSAETLGDLTRAHVEASAAVTVVTSVLDDAKSYGRIVRDADGNVERIVEFKDATEHERAITEINSGIYAFDAAVLRRELANVTTDNAQGEKYLTDVLQLARTAGGRVAAHVLTDLWQTEGVNDRVQLAELGKELNRRTCERHMRAGVTIVDPDTTWIDVDVSIGQDTTVLPGTQLVGATSIGAEAVIGPDVTLTDCEVGDGAEVRRAEGTLAVIGAGATVGPFSYMRPGTVLGAKGKIGGFVETKNTTIGEGAKVPHLTYAGDADIRAGANIGAGTIVANYDGVGKHRTVVGRHSFVGSNSVLVAPVEIGDGAYVAAGSAVIDDIGPGQLGVARGRQRNIEGWVDLRRAGTSTAAAAHAAAQLPSPEPTPDSSEDTQ, encoded by the coding sequence GTGAACGACGTCCGCCCCGACGCAGTCATCATCCTCGCCGCGGGCGAGGGCACCCGGATGAAGTCGACCCTCCCCAAGGTCCTCCATCCCATCGGGGGGACCCCGCTCCTCGGTCACGCGATGCGAGCCGCCTCGGCCGCGGGGGCCGCGCAGACCGTGGTCGTCATCCGCCACCAGCGAGACCGCGTCGCCGCCTTCGTCGAGGACTTCAGCGCCCGCGTCGAGCGGGCGTGCACCATCGCCGACCAGGACGAGGTCAAGGGCACCGGCCGCGCAGTCGAGTGCGGACTCAGCGCGCTGCCCGCCGACCTCACCGGGACCGTCGTCGTCACCATGGGTGATGTTCCGCTGCTGTCCGCGGAGACGCTCGGCGACCTGACCCGCGCCCACGTCGAGGCCTCGGCCGCCGTCACCGTCGTCACCTCGGTCCTCGACGACGCGAAGTCCTACGGCCGGATCGTGCGCGACGCGGACGGCAACGTCGAGCGGATCGTGGAGTTCAAGGACGCGACCGAGCACGAGCGGGCCATCACGGAGATCAACTCGGGGATCTACGCCTTCGACGCCGCCGTCCTGCGTCGCGAGCTGGCCAACGTGACCACCGACAACGCCCAGGGCGAGAAGTACCTCACCGACGTCCTCCAGCTCGCTCGTACCGCGGGTGGCCGGGTGGCCGCGCACGTGCTGACCGACCTGTGGCAGACCGAGGGCGTCAACGACCGGGTCCAGCTCGCCGAGCTCGGCAAGGAGCTCAACCGCCGCACCTGCGAGCGGCACATGCGCGCCGGCGTGACCATCGTCGACCCGGACACCACGTGGATCGACGTCGACGTGAGCATCGGCCAGGACACGACCGTCCTGCCCGGCACGCAGCTGGTGGGTGCCACGTCGATCGGCGCGGAGGCCGTCATCGGCCCGGACGTCACCCTCACCGACTGCGAGGTCGGGGACGGAGCCGAGGTCAGGCGCGCCGAGGGCACCCTCGCCGTCATCGGTGCCGGCGCCACCGTCGGCCCCTTCTCCTACATGCGTCCCGGCACCGTGCTCGGAGCGAAGGGGAAGATCGGCGGCTTTGTCGAGACGAAGAACACGACCATCGGTGAGGGCGCCAAGGTGCCCCACCTGACCTACGCCGGCGATGCCGACATCAGGGCGGGGGCCAACATCGGCGCCGGCACGATCGTCGCCAACTACGACGGCGTCGGCAAGCACCGCACGGTCGTCGGCCGGCACTCCTTCGTCGGCTCCAACTCCGTGCTCGTCGCCCCCGTCGAGATCGGGGACGGGGCCTACGTCGCGGCCGGCTCCGCCGTGATCGACGACATCGGCCCGGGCCAGCTCGGCGTGGCCCGCGGCCGACAGCGCAACATCGAGGGCTGGGTCGACCTGCGACGCGCCGGCACCTCGACCGCGGCCGCCGCGCACGCCGCAGCACAGCTCCCTTCGCCCGAACCCACCCCCGACAGCAGCGAGGACACCCAGTGA
- a CDS encoding peptidoglycan-binding protein yields the protein MNVTPWYPLSAGDGRSGLVIGVQHLLRHSGHPIVADGIFGPATESAVRDVQTSAGLPSTGELDRDTWPQVVVPTGPGDSGEAVMAIQATQPGSFIDEPLLLVDGDFGPVTKERVRRFQRMWGLNRDAIAGPETWSFVSAPSRDLWPLAKVGQTMTGNWRLRAVQHLLVRHGAGLTVDGDYGPATGEAMRQFQLDLRARYVSTTTGQLDWPALVVTVGPGDTGAAVAAAQSLVSVTEDGDFGPVTEQAVRDVQSVFLPPADGIVGPRTWHVLVVPKSE from the coding sequence ATGAATGTCACGCCGTGGTATCCACTCAGCGCCGGGGACGGGCGCTCGGGGCTGGTCATCGGGGTACAGCACCTGCTGCGGCACTCGGGGCACCCGATCGTCGCCGACGGGATCTTCGGTCCCGCGACCGAATCGGCCGTGCGCGACGTCCAGACGTCCGCCGGGCTGCCGTCCACCGGCGAGCTCGACCGGGACACCTGGCCGCAGGTGGTGGTCCCGACCGGCCCCGGGGACTCCGGTGAAGCCGTGATGGCGATCCAGGCGACCCAGCCGGGGTCGTTCATCGACGAGCCGCTGCTGCTGGTCGACGGGGACTTCGGTCCGGTCACAAAGGAGCGGGTCCGTCGCTTCCAGCGGATGTGGGGCCTGAACCGGGACGCCATCGCGGGGCCGGAGACCTGGAGCTTCGTCTCGGCCCCGTCGCGTGACCTGTGGCCGCTCGCCAAGGTCGGGCAGACCATGACCGGCAACTGGCGGCTGCGCGCGGTGCAGCACCTGCTGGTCCGGCACGGTGCCGGCCTGACCGTCGACGGCGACTACGGTCCCGCGACCGGCGAGGCGATGCGCCAGTTCCAGCTGGATCTGAGAGCGCGGTACGTCAGCACCACGACGGGCCAGCTCGACTGGCCGGCGTTGGTCGTCACCGTCGGCCCCGGTGACACCGGTGCTGCCGTCGCGGCGGCGCAGTCCCTGGTGTCCGTCACCGAGGACGGTGACTTCGGCCCGGTGACCGAGCAGGCCGTCAGGGACGTCCAGTCGGTCTTCCTCCCGCCCGCCGACGGGATCGTCGGACCGCGGACCTGGCACGTGCTCGTCGTGCCGAAGTCGGAGTGA
- the ptsP gene encoding phosphoenolpyruvate--protein phosphotransferase produces MGEGGRGTSRGIGVSPGSAYGPVVLVAPPVRAPEGEPAPKDPDATLVEVKVAFEAVAVDLEERAGRAEDTAAQILSATALIARDKSLHKAAGKHLTAGKGPASAIEAAIEEFVVQFEALGGYFAERVADLRDVGARAVAAVLGVPAPGVPSLTGPSVIVAEDLAPAETAVLDRALVLAIVTSGGGRTSHTAILAAQRGIPAVVQCEGALALPAGTPVAVDGDTGAVTIEPSEAFVADLASRRERRTTALAGSSGPGRTLDGHGVPLLANIGDVEDAVAAAAEDVEGVGLFRTEFVFLSAATAPTVEEQAEVYRRVLTPFGDRRVVVRTLDAGADKPLAFADLGPEENPALGRRGLRLSAERPDLLDSQLAALAVAATDTGADVRVMAPMVATAEEADWFARRVREHGLAKAGVMIEVPAAALRSRHVLADVDFASIGTNDLSQYTLAADRMQGALSDLLDPWQPAVLDVVAAACDGGAVTGTPIGVCGEAAGDPLLALVLVGLGVSSLSMAPSKVALVRFALSTHSLPDCQRLAAVARDARTAAEARATVAGQAAGELTSIL; encoded by the coding sequence ATGGGCGAAGGGGGTCGCGGCACCTCCCGCGGGATCGGCGTCTCCCCGGGCAGCGCGTACGGCCCGGTGGTCCTCGTGGCCCCACCGGTCCGCGCGCCCGAGGGTGAGCCGGCGCCGAAGGACCCCGACGCGACCCTCGTCGAGGTGAAGGTGGCCTTCGAGGCGGTCGCCGTCGACCTCGAGGAGCGGGCCGGGCGTGCGGAGGACACCGCTGCCCAGATCCTCTCCGCCACCGCCCTCATCGCCCGCGACAAGAGCCTGCACAAGGCCGCCGGGAAGCACCTCACAGCGGGCAAGGGGCCGGCCAGCGCGATCGAGGCCGCGATCGAGGAGTTCGTCGTGCAGTTCGAGGCGCTCGGCGGCTACTTCGCCGAACGCGTCGCCGACCTGCGGGACGTGGGGGCGCGAGCCGTCGCGGCCGTCCTCGGCGTCCCGGCGCCGGGCGTGCCCTCGCTGACCGGCCCGAGCGTCATCGTCGCCGAGGACCTCGCGCCCGCCGAGACGGCCGTGCTCGACCGCGCACTCGTGCTCGCCATCGTCACCAGCGGCGGCGGGCGCACCAGCCACACCGCCATCCTCGCCGCACAGCGGGGCATCCCCGCGGTCGTCCAGTGCGAGGGTGCCCTCGCACTGCCCGCCGGGACCCCGGTGGCGGTCGACGGTGACACCGGGGCGGTGACGATCGAGCCGAGCGAGGCCTTCGTCGCCGACCTGGCGAGCCGCCGGGAGCGCCGGACCACTGCGCTGGCCGGCTCGTCCGGTCCGGGGCGCACCCTCGACGGCCACGGCGTGCCCCTGCTGGCCAACATCGGCGACGTGGAGGACGCGGTCGCCGCCGCCGCCGAGGACGTCGAGGGCGTGGGCCTCTTCCGTACCGAGTTCGTCTTCCTCTCGGCCGCCACGGCCCCGACCGTCGAAGAGCAGGCAGAGGTGTACCGCAGGGTCCTCACCCCCTTCGGCGATCGTCGTGTCGTCGTACGCACCCTCGACGCCGGCGCCGACAAGCCGCTCGCCTTCGCCGACCTCGGTCCGGAGGAGAACCCCGCCCTGGGGCGGCGCGGTCTGCGGCTGTCCGCCGAGCGCCCCGACCTGCTCGACTCCCAGCTCGCGGCCCTCGCCGTCGCGGCGACGGACACCGGCGCGGACGTGCGCGTGATGGCACCGATGGTGGCCACCGCCGAGGAGGCCGACTGGTTCGCCCGTCGCGTCCGCGAGCACGGGTTGGCCAAGGCCGGCGTGATGATCGAGGTGCCGGCCGCCGCGCTGCGCTCCCGGCACGTGCTCGCCGATGTCGACTTCGCGAGCATCGGCACCAACGACCTGTCCCAGTACACCCTGGCAGCGGACCGGATGCAGGGTGCGCTCTCCGACCTCCTCGACCCGTGGCAGCCCGCGGTCCTCGACGTCGTCGCCGCTGCGTGCGACGGGGGAGCGGTGACCGGGACCCCCATCGGCGTGTGCGGCGAGGCGGCCGGGGACCCGCTCCTGGCGCTCGTCCTGGTGGGACTCGGCGTCTCGAGCCTGTCGATGGCGCCCAGCAAGGTGGCTCTGGTCCGGTTCGCACTGTCCACGCACTCGCTGCCGGACTGCCAGCGGTTGGCCGCCGTCGCACGGGACGCCAGGACCGCCGCCGAGGCCCGGGCAACGGTGGCCGGGCAGGCGGCCGGGGAGCTGACGAGCATCCTGTGA
- a CDS encoding HPr family phosphocarrier protein: MASRTTTIASSVGLHARPAALFVEQASESGLDVEIARPGEEPVDATSILGVMALGAKHGETVELTAEGEDADAVLDGLVTLLETDLDAQE; encoded by the coding sequence ATGGCCAGTCGCACCACCACCATCGCCTCGTCCGTCGGCCTGCACGCCCGCCCCGCCGCGCTCTTCGTCGAGCAGGCCAGCGAGTCGGGCCTCGACGTCGAGATCGCCCGCCCGGGCGAGGAGCCGGTCGACGCGACGAGCATCCTCGGCGTCATGGCGCTCGGCGCCAAGCACGGGGAGACGGTGGAGCTCACGGCGGAGGGCGAGGACGCGGATGCCGTCCTCGACGGGCTCGTCACCCTCCTCGAGACCGACCTCGACGCGCAGGAGTGA
- a CDS encoding fructose-specific PTS transporter subunit EIIC has product MALINEAQVVLDLAAPDRHAATRVLAETLASTGRATDVEAFLDDVRAREEKMATGLPGGIGIPHARSAAITEPSLVFGRPTEGIDWGAKDGPATLVFLIAAPESGGDAHMQMLPKLAKALMDKEFRASLEAASTPAEVVEIVNSRVSLDEEPASEETKGATAGLHLVAVTSCPTGIAHTYMAAEALEVAAKEAGHTIAVETQGSAGSTPLSRSEIERADAVIFAHDLEVRDKGRFAGKPTIDVGVKKAVSDAPDLVERAATAARDGSHVLSVGSSEQPSRSEGEHERASTATKIRQWLMTGVSYMIPFVAAGGILIALSFMLAQVALGEQGAIEITKYALGAEGEYDVANSFSLLSLTSWAALLYVMGSAAFSFLVPILSGYIAFGIADRPGLVPGIVGGWIAATMGAGFLGGLATGFLAGFVARWVSGWKVHAGVRGVMPVVVVPLLSTFITAGLFITVLGRPITWLMDNLTEALQGMGGTSALVLGLVLGAMMGFDLGGPVNKVAYVFATTGLTAAGTATDAIQLKVMAAVMAAGMVAPLAMALATTVRPRLFSEPERENGRAAWLLGASFISEGAIPFAAADPIRVIAGSVVGSAATGAIALAAGVTLRAPHGGIWVLPLMGNFLMFVVALVVGVLVMTAIVVALKTIGSRTSSSDAGAQRVAA; this is encoded by the coding sequence ATGGCGCTGATCAACGAGGCCCAGGTCGTGCTCGACCTGGCCGCACCGGACCGGCACGCGGCCACGCGCGTGCTCGCCGAGACGCTGGCGAGCACCGGACGTGCGACGGACGTCGAGGCCTTCCTCGACGACGTGCGTGCCCGTGAGGAGAAGATGGCCACCGGGCTGCCCGGAGGCATCGGCATCCCGCACGCCCGCAGCGCTGCGATCACGGAACCCTCCCTCGTCTTCGGTCGGCCCACCGAGGGGATCGACTGGGGCGCCAAGGACGGCCCGGCCACGCTCGTCTTCCTCATTGCCGCCCCCGAGAGCGGCGGGGACGCGCACATGCAGATGCTGCCCAAGCTCGCCAAGGCGTTGATGGACAAGGAGTTCCGCGCATCGCTCGAGGCGGCGAGCACACCGGCGGAGGTCGTCGAGATCGTCAACTCCCGCGTCTCGCTGGACGAGGAGCCGGCGAGCGAGGAGACGAAGGGGGCGACCGCCGGCCTGCACCTCGTGGCAGTCACCTCGTGCCCCACCGGGATCGCCCACACGTACATGGCGGCCGAGGCTCTGGAGGTCGCCGCCAAGGAGGCGGGGCACACCATCGCCGTGGAGACCCAGGGCTCGGCAGGCTCGACGCCCCTGTCGCGCAGCGAGATCGAGCGTGCCGATGCCGTGATCTTCGCCCACGACCTCGAGGTCCGGGACAAGGGACGCTTCGCCGGCAAGCCCACGATCGACGTGGGCGTGAAGAAGGCCGTGTCCGACGCCCCCGACCTGGTCGAGCGAGCAGCGACGGCCGCGCGCGACGGGTCGCACGTCCTGAGCGTCGGGTCGTCCGAGCAGCCGAGTCGCTCGGAGGGGGAGCACGAGCGTGCGTCGACGGCCACGAAGATCCGCCAGTGGCTCATGACCGGGGTCAGTTACATGATCCCCTTCGTCGCCGCGGGCGGCATCCTCATCGCGCTGTCCTTCATGCTCGCCCAGGTCGCGCTCGGTGAGCAGGGCGCCATCGAGATCACGAAGTACGCCCTGGGCGCCGAGGGCGAGTACGACGTCGCCAACAGCTTCAGCCTGCTCAGCCTCACCTCGTGGGCCGCGCTCCTGTACGTCATGGGCAGTGCCGCCTTCAGCTTCCTCGTGCCGATCCTCTCCGGCTACATCGCCTTCGGCATCGCCGACCGTCCCGGCCTCGTCCCCGGCATCGTGGGCGGCTGGATCGCCGCGACCATGGGCGCCGGCTTCCTCGGCGGTCTCGCCACCGGGTTCCTCGCCGGCTTCGTCGCCCGCTGGGTCTCCGGGTGGAAGGTGCACGCCGGCGTCCGCGGCGTCATGCCCGTGGTGGTCGTCCCGCTGCTGTCGACCTTCATCACCGCCGGGCTCTTCATCACCGTCCTCGGCCGTCCGATCACCTGGCTCATGGACAACCTCACCGAGGCGCTGCAGGGAATGGGCGGTACGAGCGCGCTCGTCCTCGGCCTCGTCCTCGGCGCGATGATGGGCTTCGACCTCGGAGGTCCGGTCAACAAGGTCGCCTACGTCTTCGCCACCACCGGGCTCACCGCGGCGGGCACGGCCACCGACGCGATCCAGCTGAAGGTGATGGCAGCGGTCATGGCCGCCGGCATGGTCGCCCCGCTCGCCATGGCCCTGGCGACGACCGTCCGACCGCGCCTGTTCTCCGAGCCGGAGCGCGAGAACGGCCGTGCCGCATGGCTCCTCGGCGCCTCGTTCATCTCGGAGGGGGCCATCCCCTTCGCCGCCGCAGACCCGATCCGGGTCATCGCCGGCTCCGTCGTCGGCTCGGCCGCCACCGGCGCGATCGCCCTCGCGGCCGGCGTCACCCTCCGCGCTCCCCACGGAGGCATCTGGGTGCTGCCCCTCATGGGCAACTTCCTGATGTTCGTCGTCGCCCTCGTCGTCGGGGTGCTCGTCATGACCGCCATCGTCGTCGCCCTCAAGACCATCGGCTCCCGCACGTCGTCCTCCGACGCCGGCGCGCAGCGGGTCGCTGCCTGA
- the pfkB gene encoding 1-phosphofructokinase, with translation MIITLTPNPSIDRTVAFTELHRGAVNRAVSSRVDPGGKGVNVARALTANGVAATAVLPVGGPEGHLMEKLLTDAGVDRLGVPIHQSIRLNVTAVEPDGTTTKLNEPGPRLDEEELRLLLKAVTTGVESAVGGDVWVVACGSLPPGAPEDLYARLVRSAREAGAKVAVDSSGAPLRPAVAASPDLIKPNRVELEELVGTSLTTLGEVVDAAAGLVRGGVGVVAVSLGRDGAVLVDGDTAVHAHASIERPRSTVGAGDCMLAGLLHGLSTGADAASALRTGVLWGAAAVRLPGSRVPGPADLDGIPATLTTTPDRSLAVRD, from the coding sequence ATGATCATCACGCTCACCCCCAACCCCAGCATCGACCGCACGGTCGCCTTCACCGAGCTGCACCGCGGCGCCGTCAACAGGGCCGTGTCGAGTCGCGTCGACCCGGGCGGCAAGGGAGTCAACGTCGCCAGGGCCCTGACCGCCAACGGCGTCGCAGCGACGGCCGTCCTGCCGGTCGGCGGACCGGAGGGGCACCTCATGGAGAAGCTCCTCACCGATGCCGGCGTGGACCGGCTCGGAGTTCCGATCCACCAGTCGATCCGCCTGAACGTCACCGCCGTCGAGCCCGACGGGACGACGACCAAGCTGAACGAGCCCGGTCCGCGCCTCGACGAGGAGGAGCTGCGTCTGCTCCTCAAGGCGGTCACGACGGGCGTCGAGTCCGCCGTGGGCGGGGACGTGTGGGTCGTGGCCTGCGGTTCGCTCCCGCCCGGCGCGCCGGAGGACCTGTACGCACGGCTCGTACGGTCCGCCCGCGAGGCCGGAGCGAAGGTCGCCGTGGACTCCTCGGGTGCCCCCCTTCGTCCTGCGGTGGCTGCCTCGCCCGACCTGATCAAGCCCAACCGGGTCGAGCTCGAGGAGCTGGTCGGGACGAGCCTGACCACACTCGGTGAGGTCGTCGACGCAGCCGCCGGCCTCGTCCGCGGTGGCGTCGGCGTGGTCGCCGTCAGCCTCGGCCGCGACGGAGCCGTGCTCGTCGACGGTGACACGGCCGTGCACGCCCACGCCTCGATCGAGCGTCCCCGCTCGACCGTCGGCGCCGGCGACTGCATGCTCGCCGGCCTGCTCCACGGCCTGTCCACCGGAGCCGACGCCGCGAGCGCACTGCGCACCGGGGTCCTGTGGGGAGCCGCGGCCGTGCGGCTGCCCGGCAGCCGGGTCCCCGGCCCCGCCGACCTCGACGGCATCCCCGCCACCCTGACCACGACTCCCGACCGCTCCCTCGCCGTCCGCGACTGA
- a CDS encoding DeoR/GlpR family DNA-binding transcription regulator, with product MYAPERQQRILEVARAQGRVEVLALSADLGVTTETVRRDLTALERRGAVRRVHGGALPVERLEVEPPLATRTSRNAEAKRRIAARALDEVPSEGTVLLDGGTTTRALAELLPDRSGLTVVTNSIDTAAVLQSHEHTDLYVLGGRVRGRTGATVGDWLVSALADVCVDVALIGANGYSPSRGMTTPDQAEAVAKRTMVRAARRTVVLADSTKAGDDHFHRFADTESIDLLVTDTDLDDDTAAELAAEGMAVVRA from the coding sequence ATGTACGCACCGGAACGCCAGCAGCGCATCCTCGAGGTCGCGCGTGCGCAGGGCCGCGTCGAGGTGCTCGCCCTCTCCGCCGACCTGGGGGTGACGACCGAGACCGTCCGACGCGACCTGACCGCGCTCGAGCGTCGAGGCGCCGTGCGTCGTGTCCACGGGGGAGCACTGCCCGTCGAGCGCCTCGAGGTCGAGCCCCCGCTCGCGACCCGCACGAGCCGCAATGCCGAGGCCAAGCGCCGCATCGCCGCCCGGGCGCTCGACGAGGTGCCCTCCGAGGGCACTGTCCTCCTCGACGGCGGCACCACGACCAGGGCGCTGGCCGAGCTGCTCCCCGACCGCTCGGGACTGACGGTCGTCACCAACTCGATCGACACCGCTGCCGTCCTTCAGTCGCACGAGCACACCGACCTCTACGTCCTCGGCGGCCGCGTCCGCGGTCGGACCGGTGCGACCGTCGGTGACTGGCTCGTCTCCGCACTCGCCGATGTCTGCGTCGACGTCGCGCTCATCGGCGCGAACGGCTACTCCCCGTCTCGCGGGATGACCACCCCCGACCAGGCCGAGGCCGTGGCCAAGCGCACCATGGTCCGTGCCGCCCGGCGGACCGTCGTCCTCGCGGACTCGACCAAGGCCGGGGACGACCACTTCCACCGCTTCGCCGACACGGAGTCGATCGATCTGCTCGTCACCGACACGGACCTGGACGACGACACCGCGGCCGAGCTCGCCGCCGAGGGCATGGCGGTGGTGCGGGCATGA
- a CDS encoding PTS glucose transporter subunit IIA has protein sequence MLAPCAGRVLPVTDCVDPVFAGQLVGPGVVIDPPDGETTVTSPIEGTVVKVHPHAFVVAGGATGVLVHLGINTVRLEGRGFEVHATQGARVTAGDPMVTWDPAALPDEVAGEAISRQVPVVVLDVPADSLDLSALPEKVGGGDVLFTTE, from the coding sequence GTGCTCGCACCTTGCGCAGGCCGCGTCCTGCCGGTGACCGACTGCGTCGACCCGGTCTTCGCCGGACAGCTCGTCGGGCCCGGCGTCGTCATCGACCCACCTGACGGCGAGACCACCGTGACCTCACCGATCGAAGGCACGGTCGTGAAGGTCCACCCGCACGCCTTCGTCGTCGCCGGTGGTGCGACCGGGGTCCTCGTCCACCTGGGGATCAACACCGTGCGCCTCGAGGGGCGCGGCTTCGAGGTGCACGCCACCCAGGGCGCGAGGGTCACCGCCGGCGATCCGATGGTCACCTGGGATCCTGCCGCGCTCCCGGACGAGGTTGCCGGAGAGGCGATCTCGCGCCAGGTGCCCGTCGTGGTGCTGGACGTCCCGGCCGACTCGCTCGACCTCTCGGCCCTGCCGGAGAAGGTCGGCGGGGGAGACGTGCTCTTCACCACGGAGTAA
- a CDS encoding PTS glucose/sucrose transporter subunit IIB: MAGRTVSSTSGCWPRTPGPTDTEAPTRGSIMASKAEQILAALGGADNIIEIEPCITRLRTEVHDGSKVDQSALKAAGAHGVMAQGQVVQVVVGPEADNLADDIEDLM, from the coding sequence ATGGCGGGGAGGACGGTGTCAAGCACTTCCGGGTGCTGGCCACGGACACCCGGTCCGACGGACACTGAGGCACCAACGAGAGGAAGCATCATGGCCAGCAAGGCGGAGCAGATACTCGCCGCACTCGGCGGGGCGGACAACATCATCGAGATCGAGCCGTGCATCACGCGGCTGCGGACCGAGGTGCACGACGGGTCGAAGGTCGACCAGTCCGCCCTCAAGGCCGCGGGCGCCCACGGCGTCATGGCCCAGGGCCAGGTCGTCCAGGTCGTCGTCGGTCCCGAGGCGGACAACCTGGCCGATGACATCGAGGACCTGATGTGA
- a CDS encoding GntR family transcriptional regulator: MSRERLTGARPKHAQLRDRLADHAAGLGPESAIPSERELMATYDVSRATVRRAIEALIADGLLHRVHGKGTFVARPRLESRLHLASFSQDMRRRGLEPSSRLLGLSREEAPTEVADFLGPGPAWRVDRLRLADGQPIALEHSWYSGSLLPNLDAHPLGDSLYALLADRYGIVIDAAEQTLWGEVADLRTADLLDAPDHTPLLVFRRLSTSRGRPVEHVVSRYRGDRYQIHMSLSRDDLPTPAPQEGSTP, translated from the coding sequence GTGTCCCGGGAGAGGCTCACCGGCGCCCGACCGAAGCACGCACAGCTGCGCGACCGGCTGGCCGACCACGCCGCCGGGCTCGGCCCGGAATCGGCGATCCCCTCCGAGCGCGAGTTGATGGCCACCTACGACGTCTCCCGCGCCACCGTGCGACGGGCCATCGAGGCCCTGATCGCCGACGGTCTGCTGCACCGCGTCCACGGGAAGGGCACCTTCGTCGCGCGCCCCCGGCTGGAGAGCCGGCTGCACCTGGCCAGCTTCAGCCAGGACATGCGTCGTCGTGGTCTCGAACCGTCCAGTCGTCTGCTCGGGCTGTCCCGGGAGGAGGCCCCCACCGAGGTCGCCGACTTCCTCGGTCCGGGCCCGGCGTGGCGCGTCGACCGTCTCCGTCTCGCGGACGGGCAGCCGATCGCCCTCGAGCACAGCTGGTACTCGGGCAGTCTGCTGCCGAACCTGGACGCCCACCCGCTCGGGGACTCGCTCTACGCGCTCCTCGCCGACCGGTACGGCATCGTCATCGACGCGGCCGAGCAGACCCTGTGGGGCGAGGTCGCCGACCTCCGGACCGCCGACCTCCTCGACGCCCCCGACCACACGCCTCTCCTCGTCTTCCGCCGCCTGTCCACCAGCCGGGGGCGACCGGTCGAGCACGTCGTGTCCCGCTACCGCGGCGACCGGTACCAGATCCACATGTCGTTGAGCCGGGACGACCTCCCAACGCCGGCGCCACAGGAAGGATCAACGCCGTGA